In Pseudomonadota bacterium, one DNA window encodes the following:
- the queF gene encoding preQ(1) synthase: protein MSTQPSTDLETFPNPQTDVDYTIRIKIPEFTCLCPKTGQPDFATLHLTYVPNAACLELKALKLYMWSFRDRGAFHEAVTNEILAHMAKTCQPRYMKLEAEFYVRGGIYTTVTAEHRQPDWAPASAVSLP from the coding sequence ATGAGCACCCAACCGTCTACGGATCTGGAAACTTTTCCTAATCCGCAAACCGACGTGGATTACACCATCCGCATCAAAATCCCGGAATTTACCTGCCTCTGCCCAAAAACCGGGCAGCCGGACTTTGCCACGCTGCACCTGACCTACGTGCCCAACGCGGCCTGCCTCGAGCTGAAAGCCCTCAAGCTCTACATGTGGAGCTTTCGAGATCGCGGCGCGTTTCATGAGGCGGTCACCAACGAGATCCTGGCCCACATGGCCAAAACCTGCCAGCCGCGCTACATGAAACTGGAGGCCGAATTCTACGTACGGGGCGGCATTTATACCACCGTTACCGCCGAGCATCGTCAGCCCGACTGGGCGCCCGCGTCGGCGGTCAGCCTGCCCTGA
- a CDS encoding peptidyl-prolyl cis-trans isomerase: MSPTSTLLATTVCLLVLTGCGGGGGTDSAAPVDAGEVIATVNGNAVTAPQLDAFLEFRRQTLDQPEVRDAALKDLVDMLLLVDETRSSGLLTAEAQAALKVQEWSFLANLALSDMARSQPITDQEITAEYQRQLELTGGTEYKLKHMLVPSQLEGAQLISRLTQGEPFDTLLAELDPAAGSGGDLGWVNLVQVPEGFTPVLKNLKPGEFSPIPIGSEYGWHVVLLEDQRTFQPPALDQIEEGIRNSLSRQRLERHMQRLRSQARIDLQNGP, translated from the coding sequence GTGAGCCCAACCTCCACGCTCCTGGCAACCACGGTCTGCCTGCTGGTCCTGACGGGTTGCGGCGGGGGCGGCGGCACCGACTCTGCGGCGCCAGTTGACGCCGGCGAGGTAATTGCGACGGTGAACGGCAACGCGGTCACCGCGCCACAGCTCGACGCGTTTCTTGAATTCAGGCGCCAGACGCTGGACCAGCCTGAGGTCCGCGACGCGGCGCTCAAGGATCTCGTTGATATGCTCCTACTGGTCGATGAAACCCGCTCAAGCGGCCTGCTGACAGCTGAGGCCCAGGCGGCGCTCAAGGTGCAGGAGTGGTCCTTTCTCGCCAATCTCGCGCTGTCTGATATGGCCAGGAGTCAGCCGATCACCGACCAGGAAATCACGGCTGAGTATCAGCGCCAGCTAGAGCTGACCGGCGGAACGGAATACAAGCTAAAGCACATGCTGGTGCCGAGCCAGCTAGAGGGAGCCCAGCTGATCAGCCGCCTGACGCAGGGCGAACCCTTCGACACCCTGCTCGCGGAGCTCGACCCGGCAGCCGGCAGCGGTGGCGATCTGGGCTGGGTCAACCTGGTGCAGGTGCCGGAGGGCTTCACGCCGGTCCTCAAAAACCTGAAGCCTGGCGAGTTTTCCCCGATTCCGATCGGTTCAGAGTACGGCTGGCACGTGGTGCTGCTCGAAGACCAGCGAACCTTCCAGCCGCCCGCCCTCGATCAAATCGAAGAGGGCATCCGCAACAGCCTGTCGCGCCAGCGACTCGAGCGCCACATGCAGCGTCTGAGGAGCCAGGCGCGAATCGACCTGCAAAACGGACCCTGA
- a CDS encoding BolA family protein, which yields MVRMRERLEAALNTELLEIDDESHLHKGHVGARDGRGHFALTIAAAEFTGKAPLARHRLVYAALGDMMQTDIHALRIDARVPAQAAP from the coding sequence ATGGTCCGGATGAGGGAGCGGCTGGAGGCTGCGCTCAACACCGAGTTGCTCGAAATTGACGATGAGAGCCATCTGCATAAGGGGCATGTCGGCGCGCGTGATGGCCGAGGCCACTTTGCGCTCACCATCGCCGCCGCCGAATTCACCGGCAAGGCCCCGTTGGCTCGACATCGGCTGGTCTACGCCGCGTTGGGCGACATGATGCAAACGGATATCCACGCGCTGCGCATCGACGCGCGCGTCCCTGCGCAGGCGGCGCCGTGA
- a CDS encoding YciI family protein, with the protein MLYAIMGRDGPDGAAGRAGARAAHLDRLQVLADAGRLVIAGPFPATDSEDIAATGVTGSLIVAEFDSLEAASAWADADPYQAAGVYESVDVRPYLQVLP; encoded by the coding sequence ATGCTCTACGCAATCATGGGACGCGACGGTCCCGACGGCGCAGCCGGTCGGGCCGGGGCCAGGGCCGCGCACCTGGACCGTCTGCAGGTGCTGGCCGATGCAGGTCGACTGGTGATCGCCGGTCCATTTCCGGCGACCGACAGCGAGGATATTGCGGCCACCGGCGTCACCGGCAGCCTGATCGTCGCGGAATTTGACAGCCTCGAGGCGGCGAGCGCCTGGGCTGACGCCGATCCGTATCAGGCCGCGGGCGTCTATGAGAGCGTCGACGTCCGGCCCTATCTGCAGGTGCTGCCGTGA